The following proteins come from a genomic window of Lachnoclostridium phytofermentans ISDg:
- a CDS encoding TlpA family protein disulfide reductase, with protein sequence MKNKKILWILAIFVVLIVGATVLYKNLSKNYAEQEENNEVNKQENITPTTEPEDSSNNTSDPTITEDPEPTMFPAIDFSMQDIDGNTVSLSDYYGKPIVLNFWASWCGPCKSEMPEFNKVYLDLKDDVNFLMVDLVDGTRETIKKGSKFVENNGYEFPVFFDVEQEGAYYYSVMAIPSTIIIDKDGNIANYYQGAISESVLKKELDALLGE encoded by the coding sequence ATGAAAAATAAAAAAATACTATGGATACTTGCTATATTTGTTGTTCTTATTGTTGGAGCAACTGTTCTTTATAAGAATCTCTCAAAAAACTACGCAGAACAAGAAGAGAACAATGAAGTAAATAAACAAGAAAATATTACACCAACTACAGAGCCTGAAGATTCCTCAAACAATACTTCCGATCCAACCATTACAGAGGATCCAGAGCCAACAATGTTTCCTGCTATTGATTTTTCTATGCAGGATATAGATGGAAATACCGTTTCACTTAGTGACTATTATGGAAAGCCTATTGTTTTAAATTTCTGGGCAAGCTGGTGTGGTCCATGTAAGAGTGAGATGCCAGAGTTTAATAAAGTTTATCTGGACTTAAAAGATGATGTAAATTTTCTCATGGTTGATTTAGTAGATGGAACTCGTGAAACAATAAAAAAAGGTAGTAAATTTGTAGAAAATAATGGATATGAATTTCCAGTATTCTTTGATGTAGAACAAGAAGGTGCATATTACTATAGTGTCATGGCTATACCGTCTACAATAATTATTGATAAAGACGGAAATATAGCAAACTATTATCAAGGTGCGATCTCGGAATCTGTT
- a CDS encoding cytochrome c biogenesis CcdA family protein, protein MQYIISFLEGIITFISPCLLPMLPLYLTYIAGQPDTRTKYGTLKNALLFISGFSTTFVLMGAFAGTLGRFIIRYHMAVNIISGIFLILLGLSFLGIVKIPIFNGMNSQKLTRTKNQSIAAFLFGIIFSVGWTPCVGAFLGSALVMAARTGSTMKGIVMLLMYALGLGLPFLLSALLIDQLKSTFDFLKRNSRKISFISAGLLILMGILFLTGTYSAVFSFLQ, encoded by the coding sequence ATGCAGTATATTATTTCCTTCTTAGAAGGTATTATCACTTTTATTTCCCCATGCTTATTACCTATGTTGCCGCTTTATCTTACTTATATAGCAGGGCAACCTGATACTCGAACCAAATATGGCACCTTAAAAAACGCCCTATTGTTTATCTCCGGTTTTTCCACCACATTTGTCCTTATGGGTGCATTTGCTGGAACACTTGGTAGATTTATCATTCGATACCATATGGCCGTAAACATTATATCCGGTATCTTCTTGATTTTACTAGGACTAAGCTTTTTAGGTATCGTAAAAATTCCAATCTTTAACGGAATGAATAGTCAAAAGCTTACTAGAACAAAAAATCAGTCTATTGCTGCCTTCCTTTTTGGTATTATCTTCTCAGTTGGTTGGACTCCTTGTGTAGGTGCCTTCCTTGGTTCTGCCCTTGTTATGGCTGCGCGAACTGGAAGTACGATGAAAGGTATTGTAATGCTGCTTATGTACGCACTCGGATTAGGACTTCCATTCTTATTAAGTGCATTATTAATCGATCAATTAAAGTCTACCTTTGATTTTTTAAAGAGAAATTCAAGAAAGATTTCATTTATTTCAGCTGGACTATTAATTTTGATGGGTATATTGTTCCTAACCGGTACTTATAGTGCTGTATTTTCATTTTTACAATAG
- a CDS encoding rhodanese-like domain-containing protein: MKLRPLRKGFIYILLMLTGAMILAGCSRKQDASKEETDLKEQSYIEITQSEAKEMMDSEEELVILDVRTDEEFIEGHIVGAVLLPVGEIPDRAEEMLPDKDKKILVYCHSGRRSKVASYELAELGYKNVYEFGGIIDWEYDIVK, from the coding sequence ATGAAATTAAGACCTTTACGTAAAGGATTTATCTATATATTACTCATGTTAACAGGAGCAATGATACTAGCTGGATGTTCGAGAAAACAGGATGCATCAAAGGAGGAGACAGATTTGAAAGAACAATCCTATATAGAGATTACACAAAGCGAAGCGAAAGAAATGATGGATTCCGAGGAGGAATTAGTCATCTTAGATGTTCGTACGGATGAAGAATTTATAGAAGGACATATTGTGGGTGCAGTACTTCTGCCAGTTGGAGAAATTCCAGACCGTGCAGAGGAAATGTTACCAGATAAGGATAAGAAGATATTAGTTTACTGTCATAGTGGGAGAAGAAGTAAGGTGGCAAGTTATGAATTAGCTGAGCTTGGCTATAAGAATGTATATGAGTTTGGTGGAATTATTGACTGGGAATATGATATTGTAAAATAA
- a CDS encoding MerR family transcriptional regulator encodes MSYSIKQVSEQTGLSEHTIRFYDREGLLPLLKRDGTGKRSFSENDIQWLGLICCLKNSGMSIEKIKEFMYLCLNGEETCEQRKEMLELHKAYILEQIKLLNRSLSTIEYKIDHYKEIGVFHLDASL; translated from the coding sequence ATGAGTTATAGTATAAAACAAGTTTCCGAACAAACTGGCTTATCCGAGCATACCATCCGCTTTTATGATCGCGAAGGTCTACTCCCCCTACTAAAAAGAGACGGAACTGGAAAACGTTCTTTTTCCGAAAATGATATTCAATGGCTTGGTCTCATCTGCTGTTTAAAAAACTCCGGGATGTCCATAGAAAAAATTAAAGAATTTATGTATTTATGCTTAAATGGAGAGGAAACCTGTGAACAAAGAAAAGAGATGCTAGAATTACATAAAGCATATATCTTGGAACAAATTAAATTATTAAATCGCAGTCTTTCTACAATTGAATATAAAATTGACCATTATAAAGAAATTGGTGTCTTTCACCTTGATGCTTCCCTTTAA
- the trxA gene encoding thioredoxin — protein sequence MDILHITKENYKAEVLEEDKVVLLDFWAPWCGPCRMLSPVIEEIAKEEENIKVCKINIDEQSELASAYRVMSIPTLAVMQKGNLVSSSVGFKSKKDILKMLPAQ from the coding sequence ATGGACATATTACACATAACAAAGGAAAATTATAAAGCAGAAGTGTTAGAAGAAGATAAGGTAGTATTACTTGATTTTTGGGCACCTTGGTGCGGGCCTTGCAGAATGCTTTCTCCAGTAATAGAGGAAATTGCTAAAGAAGAAGAGAATATTAAAGTTTGTAAAATTAATATCGATGAACAATCCGAATTAGCAAGTGCTTATCGTGTCATGAGTATTCCAACACTTGCAGTAATGCAAAAAGGTAATTTGGTTAGTAGTAGCGTAGGATTTAAATCAAAGAAGGATATCTTAAAAATGCTTCCAGCACAATAA
- a CDS encoding Crp/Fnr family transcriptional regulator: MITQEDLEYLGTKISFLPKLNKEEMDIFLNQTSPVIFHKDAIIYNNSTECLGVLIIKKGTLRAHMLSEQGKDITLYRLSDGDVCVLSASCVLKNITFDVNIQAESDTEAYLIKSSAFQKLMDNNIYVENFSYRTTIDRFSDVMWTMEQILFMSFDKRLAVFLLDESLKHKQDFIPLTHAQIAKYIGSAREVVSRMLKHFEEDGIVSLTRGGIEILDKKKLKSII; this comes from the coding sequence ATGATAACACAAGAAGATTTAGAATATTTAGGTACCAAGATATCATTCTTACCTAAGTTGAACAAGGAAGAGATGGACATCTTTTTGAATCAGACTTCCCCGGTAATATTTCATAAGGATGCTATTATCTACAATAATAGTACAGAATGTCTTGGTGTTTTGATTATAAAAAAAGGTACACTAAGAGCGCATATGCTTTCAGAACAAGGTAAAGATATCACCTTGTATCGTTTGTCAGATGGAGATGTTTGCGTACTCTCAGCATCCTGCGTACTTAAAAACATTACGTTTGATGTCAATATACAAGCAGAATCTGATACGGAAGCCTACTTAATAAAATCGTCTGCATTTCAAAAACTCATGGATAATAATATCTATGTTGAAAACTTTTCTTATCGAACTACTATCGACCGTTTTTCCGATGTTATGTGGACGATGGAGCAGATATTATTTATGAGTTTTGATAAACGCTTAGCAGTATTTTTGTTAGATGAATCTTTAAAACATAAACAAGATTTTATTCCATTAACCCATGCGCAGATAGCAAAATACATTGGCAGCGCCAGAGAAGTTGTCTCTCGTATGCTAAAGCATTTTGAAGAAGATGGAATTGTATCTCTAACAAGAGGCGGTATTGAAATTCTTGATAAAAAGAAGTTAAAGAGCATTATCTAA
- the pyk gene encoding pyruvate kinase, with amino-acid sequence MRKTKIVCTLGPATEDDAVLRQLMIEGMDVARFNFSHGDYEQHTRNYERIRRLSAELKLPIATLLDTKGPEIRIGTFENGKIELKKGQIFTLTTNDIVGDETQVSITYKNLIRDIKNGVKILIDDGLIELKVFNITDTDIICEVLNGGMISNHKGVNVPGVELSMPFISKRDYEDIVFGIGQGFDFIAASFTRCADDIIQIRKILNEYNCNTVNIIAKIENLQGVNNIDEIIRVSDGIMVARGDMGVEIPLEEVPVIQKMIIKKVYNAEKQVITATQMLDSMMKNPRPTRAEATDVANAIYDGTSAIMLSGETAAGLYPVEALRTMVKIAKRTEADIDYTSRFRKRDSLTNPDVTNAISHATVTTAIDLNAAAIITVTKSGKTARMISKYRPPSSIIACTTYEHICRQMNLSWGVVPLLIEEEVDANTLFEHAVEAAEKAGFVKSGELAVITAGVPLGISGTTNLIKVQVVGHILVKGRGLIDREVCSSLCVCNDTEELRETFKPGDIIVVKETNNEMMEQLKQAAGIIVEQEGINSHASIVGLSLDIPVILGAENATKILRTGSIVTLDGKEGNVSGNR; translated from the coding sequence ATGAGGAAAACAAAAATTGTTTGTACCTTAGGCCCGGCAACCGAAGATGATGCTGTATTGCGTCAGCTGATGATTGAGGGGATGGATGTAGCCAGATTTAATTTCTCGCATGGTGATTATGAACAGCATACAAGAAATTATGAACGTATTCGCCGACTTAGTGCGGAATTGAAATTACCGATTGCTACGTTACTTGATACCAAAGGACCAGAAATCCGTATTGGTACATTTGAAAACGGAAAAATTGAATTAAAAAAGGGTCAAATCTTTACCCTAACAACAAATGATATTGTTGGAGATGAAACACAGGTTTCAATTACATATAAAAACTTAATACGTGACATAAAAAATGGAGTTAAAATACTGATTGATGATGGTCTTATAGAGCTTAAAGTATTTAATATCACTGATACAGATATTATTTGTGAAGTTCTAAATGGTGGTATGATTTCAAATCATAAGGGTGTAAATGTACCTGGAGTTGAATTATCCATGCCTTTTATTAGTAAACGTGATTATGAGGATATCGTATTTGGTATTGGGCAGGGTTTTGACTTTATTGCAGCTTCGTTTACAAGATGTGCAGATGACATAATCCAGATACGTAAAATATTGAATGAGTATAACTGTAATACAGTCAATATAATTGCAAAAATTGAAAATTTACAAGGTGTAAACAATATTGATGAGATAATTCGTGTGTCTGATGGTATTATGGTTGCCCGTGGTGACATGGGTGTTGAAATTCCGTTAGAAGAAGTTCCTGTCATTCAAAAAATGATTATTAAAAAGGTTTACAATGCAGAGAAGCAAGTAATCACAGCGACTCAGATGCTTGATTCTATGATGAAGAATCCAAGACCAACAAGAGCTGAGGCGACGGATGTTGCGAATGCTATTTACGATGGAACTAGTGCCATTATGCTTTCCGGTGAAACAGCAGCAGGTTTATATCCTGTTGAGGCATTAAGGACAATGGTTAAAATCGCAAAGCGAACCGAAGCAGATATCGATTATACATCACGATTTAGAAAGAGAGATAGTCTTACGAATCCGGATGTCACCAATGCAATCTCACATGCGACCGTTACAACAGCGATAGACCTTAATGCAGCTGCGATAATAACCGTAACAAAATCCGGTAAAACTGCAAGAATGATTTCAAAGTATCGTCCACCAAGTTCTATCATTGCATGTACCACCTACGAACATATATGCCGTCAGATGAATCTTTCCTGGGGTGTTGTACCGTTGTTAATCGAAGAGGAAGTGGATGCAAATACATTGTTTGAACATGCGGTGGAAGCAGCAGAAAAGGCAGGTTTTGTTAAGTCAGGTGAATTAGCTGTTATCACTGCTGGAGTACCACTTGGAATTTCCGGTACTACCAATCTTATCAAGGTTCAAGTCGTAGGTCATATCTTAGTAAAAGGAAGAGGCTTAATTGACCGTGAGGTATGCTCAAGTCTTTGCGTATGTAATGATACTGAGGAATTAAGAGAAACTTTTAAGCCAGGGGATATTATCGTTGTGAAAGAAACCAATAACGAGATGATGGAGCAATTAAAACAAGCAGCTGGTATTATTGTTGAGCAGGAGGGGATTAATTCCCATGCTTCAATCGTTGGGTTAAGCCTTGATATTCCAGTAATTCTTGGTGCTGAAAATGCAACAAAGATATTACGTACTGGTTCAATCGTAACACTAGATGGTAAAGAAGGGAATGTATCTGGTAATCGATAA
- a CDS encoding response regulator, which produces MKNTTILIIEDEQNICNFIATNLNAYDYRVLKSFTGAEGLSIITSHCPDLILLDLGLPDIDGMEIISKIRSWSTIPIIVISARTQEKEKVQALDLGADDYITKPFGTSELLARIRTALRHNASLESGKNFPPSIFRAKDFVIDFNKHIVMVGGKDVHLTQIEFKLVSLLANNSGRVMTYDSIITKIWGPYADRNNQILRVNMANIRRKIEANPADPQYIFTEVGIGYRMIDEEPMQTTEDETIDS; this is translated from the coding sequence ATGAAGAATACTACCATCTTGATTATCGAAGATGAACAAAATATTTGTAACTTTATAGCAACGAATTTAAATGCTTATGATTATAGGGTACTAAAAAGCTTTACTGGTGCAGAGGGTCTATCTATCATCACATCCCACTGTCCAGATTTAATCCTACTGGATTTAGGCTTACCAGATATCGACGGAATGGAGATTATATCGAAGATTCGCTCTTGGTCAACTATTCCAATTATTGTTATTTCAGCACGGACTCAAGAAAAGGAAAAAGTTCAAGCTCTTGATTTAGGTGCGGATGATTATATTACGAAGCCTTTTGGTACCTCAGAATTACTAGCACGTATCCGTACCGCTCTACGTCATAATGCAAGTTTGGAATCTGGTAAGAATTTTCCGCCATCTATCTTTCGCGCCAAAGATTTCGTAATTGACTTTAATAAGCACATTGTAATGGTCGGAGGAAAAGATGTACATTTAACACAGATAGAATTTAAACTTGTTTCTTTGCTTGCTAACAATTCTGGAAGAGTTATGACCTATGATTCCATTATTACAAAGATATGGGGACCCTATGCAGATCGAAATAACCAGATTCTTAGAGTAAATATGGCTAACATCCGTAGAAAAATTGAGGCAAATCCTGCAGATCCACAATATATCTTTACTGAGGTAGGAATCGGATATCGTATGATTGATGAAGAGCCGATGCAAACTACTGAAGACGAAACTATAGATAGTTAA
- a CDS encoding sensor histidine kinase → MKHLPDWLKTIVFLAIATLCSLLFHLITNNTANIAIVYMLSIVLITKYTEGYRYGVIGSAVGVIGVNYFFTFPYLELDFTRTGYPITFLGMLAISFITSTTVVNLQAHQRLNADAEKEKMRANLLRAISHDLRTPLTGMIGASATYIEMKDNLTEEEKDELILHIHEDSNWLLHMVENLLSVTRIHSNNTTVTKVSEPVEEVVSEAVMRLKKRYPNAKILVKTPDEFLMVPMDATLIEQVMINLLENAYKYSKSKKPIELTVTKEPNFVRFSIMDYGVGINKDTIYNFFEGNTATKNTSSDSTKGMGIGLSICKTIIRAHGGVIEASNHSNGASFTFTLPLD, encoded by the coding sequence ATGAAGCATTTACCAGATTGGCTAAAAACAATTGTATTTCTAGCTATCGCTACCCTTTGCTCATTATTGTTTCATTTAATTACAAATAATACAGCAAACATTGCAATTGTTTATATGCTTTCCATAGTTTTAATAACCAAATATACCGAGGGATATCGTTATGGTGTTATTGGTTCTGCTGTAGGTGTCATTGGGGTAAACTATTTCTTTACTTTTCCTTACCTAGAATTAGATTTCACTAGGACAGGTTATCCAATCACTTTCCTTGGTATGCTTGCAATCTCATTTATTACAAGCACTACCGTTGTAAATTTACAAGCGCATCAACGTTTAAATGCTGATGCTGAAAAGGAAAAAATGCGTGCTAATCTCTTACGCGCAATTTCTCACGATCTTCGAACTCCTTTAACAGGTATGATTGGTGCAAGTGCTACTTACATTGAGATGAAGGATAATCTTACCGAAGAAGAGAAAGATGAACTTATTCTCCACATTCATGAAGATTCCAATTGGCTACTTCATATGGTAGAAAATCTTCTATCCGTTACTCGTATTCACAGTAATAATACTACTGTTACGAAAGTTAGCGAACCTGTAGAAGAAGTTGTCTCAGAGGCAGTCATGCGTCTAAAAAAACGTTATCCGAATGCCAAAATTCTAGTTAAAACACCAGATGAATTTCTAATGGTACCAATGGATGCAACGCTGATAGAGCAAGTTATGATTAATTTGCTTGAAAATGCCTATAAATACTCTAAGAGTAAAAAACCGATAGAATTAACTGTTACAAAAGAACCAAACTTTGTACGCTTTTCCATTATGGATTATGGAGTTGGTATAAACAAAGATACGATTTATAATTTTTTTGAGGGAAACACTGCAACAAAAAACACAAGCAGTGATTCCACCAAAGGGATGGGTATTGGGTTATCCATATGTAAAACCATAATCAGAGCACACGGAGGGGTAATCGAGGCAAGCAATCACTCAAATGGTGCTAGTTTTACTTTTACTTTGCCACTGGATTAA
- a CDS encoding ATP-dependent nuclease: MQIKEISIKNFKSIRKLQMTNIEKAFIIVGKNSTGKTVILDAILAVSGIYQIKPSDFIVSDGNIRIDISYVVTKEDLKSFHDRGLISKYKRYDSWYNDFCKKVPSFQPLEEEDSFRLFVSFTANKGGIVRYGDGISKHNPHLIKILPKIHYIDHKRNIEGIQRDILLAQGQDAIVSLRDNVCMFDSAKKCVNCFQCIGIIEKKKPEELSIFEVAKLLEYKLYHRNLDSFVEKVNDCFRRNNERAQSIRYDMNFNIDEIFQMNTVVLNHERNTVGPLSTMSEGTKSIYILSLLEAYIAEQNSIPSIIMMEDPEAYLHPQLQKSASEILYRLSKKNQVIFSTHSPNLLFTFNSRQIKQVILDENYDTTVKEDTDIDEILNDLGYSANDLMNVSFVFIVEGKQDSSRLPLLLNKYYSEIFDENGLPKRVAIIATNSCTNIKTYANLKYINKLYLKDQFMMIRDGDGLNPKELKAQLCNYYRSRGREDIDILPRVRERNVLILKYYSFENYFLEPSIMSAIGVVESEDAFYQTLFEKYKEYLYRLSSVKNMTEKTGCKIKTKDDLKLNFELIKIYVRGHNLFDIYYGRYKGDALTEILRRYIELAPRETFADILDAIDQFLFFESKVTSAKITEGEEKDNSNKLNN; encoded by the coding sequence ATGCAGATTAAAGAAATTTCTATTAAAAATTTTAAATCAATACGAAAACTTCAAATGACCAATATTGAAAAAGCTTTTATTATCGTGGGAAAAAACAGTACAGGTAAAACGGTTATTTTGGATGCTATTTTGGCTGTCTCTGGAATCTATCAGATAAAGCCTTCCGATTTTATTGTATCAGATGGAAATATCAGAATAGACATCTCTTATGTGGTAACCAAAGAGGATCTAAAATCATTTCATGACCGTGGCTTAATAAGCAAATATAAAAGATATGACTCTTGGTATAATGATTTTTGCAAAAAAGTTCCTAGTTTTCAGCCTTTAGAGGAGGAAGATAGTTTTCGTCTATTTGTTAGTTTTACTGCAAATAAGGGAGGAATTGTGCGTTATGGAGATGGAATTTCAAAGCACAATCCTCATCTAATCAAGATTTTACCAAAGATACATTATATCGATCATAAAAGAAATATTGAAGGGATTCAAAGAGATATCCTCCTTGCCCAAGGACAGGATGCTATTGTAAGCCTTAGAGATAATGTTTGTATGTTTGATAGTGCAAAGAAATGTGTGAATTGTTTTCAATGTATAGGCATTATTGAGAAAAAGAAGCCAGAAGAGCTAAGTATCTTTGAAGTAGCAAAATTATTGGAATATAAACTTTATCATCGGAATTTAGATTCCTTTGTAGAGAAAGTTAATGATTGCTTTCGCAGAAATAATGAGCGAGCTCAATCAATTCGTTATGATATGAATTTTAATATCGATGAAATCTTTCAGATGAATACAGTTGTATTAAATCACGAGCGAAATACGGTTGGACCATTGTCTACGATGAGTGAAGGTACGAAAAGTATCTATATCTTATCTTTATTAGAAGCTTATATTGCAGAGCAAAATAGTATACCAAGTATTATCATGATGGAAGATCCAGAGGCTTATTTGCACCCTCAACTTCAAAAAAGTGCCAGCGAAATTCTTTATCGATTATCGAAAAAAAATCAAGTAATATTCTCAACCCATTCTCCTAATCTGTTGTTTACGTTTAATTCTAGGCAGATTAAGCAGGTCATATTGGATGAAAACTATGATACTACTGTAAAAGAGGATACGGATATTGATGAAATCTTAAATGATTTGGGATATTCAGCAAACGATTTAATGAACGTAAGCTTTGTTTTCATTGTAGAAGGCAAGCAAGATAGCAGTAGACTTCCGTTGTTACTAAATAAATACTATTCTGAGATTTTTGATGAGAATGGGTTACCAAAACGAGTAGCTATTATTGCAACCAATAGTTGTACCAATATAAAGACCTATGCCAATTTAAAATACATTAATAAACTATACCTTAAGGATCAGTTTATGATGATACGAGATGGCGATGGGCTTAATCCGAAGGAATTAAAAGCGCAGTTATGCAATTATTACCGAAGCAGGGGAAGGGAAGATATTGATATTCTTCCTCGAGTGAGAGAACGAAATGTATTGATTTTAAAGTACTATTCCTTTGAAAATTATTTTTTAGAACCTTCTATTATGTCAGCAATTGGTGTTGTAGAAAGTGAGGACGCATTCTATCAGACACTTTTTGAAAAGTATAAGGAATATTTGTACCGACTATCTAGTGTAAAGAATATGACAGAAAAAACTGGATGTAAGATTAAAACCAAAGACGATTTAAAACTAAATTTTGAGTTGATTAAAATCTACGTACGTGGCCATAATCTGTTTGATATCTACTATGGACGATATAAAGGAGATGCATTAACAGAGATACTAAGGCGTTATATTGAACTAGCTCCTAGAGAAACATTTGCAGATATTTTAGATGCTATTGATCAGTTTTTATTTTTTGAAAGTAAGGTTACTAGTGCTAAAATCACGGAGGGGGAAGAAAAAGATAATTCAAATAAGTTAAATAATTAA
- a CDS encoding S66 peptidase family protein has product MEKNCVNTSREHLIFPDQLKRGDTIGLVCPSSPTTKEKVVKSVEFMQDLGFDVKLGRSCWCELNGYLAGDACLRAEDINRMFADDTVKAIFCIRGGYGSSQIMNLLNYDMIRKHPKIFVGYSDITNLLSAFFQLCGFITFHGPMVASNFLQHFDPYTEESLWRALFMGESLTFQNPKGRELTVVREGCAEGLLVGGNLSLITSQIGTFYAPDFRGKILFLEEVGETVPRIGRMLDQLWLTGIIGQIKGVLLGDFTDCTNPYDSKYGVDELFQDFFCQFKKPVLSNLACGHSFPTATLPIGTFCTMDTNLKQICFYR; this is encoded by the coding sequence ATGGAGAAGAATTGCGTTAACACAAGTAGAGAGCATTTAATTTTTCCCGACCAACTAAAAAGAGGAGATACCATTGGACTTGTTTGTCCTTCTTCTCCTACCACGAAAGAAAAGGTTGTGAAAAGTGTTGAATTTATGCAAGATCTCGGATTTGATGTTAAGTTAGGTAGGAGTTGTTGGTGTGAGTTAAACGGCTACCTTGCAGGTGATGCTTGTCTACGGGCAGAGGATATCAATCGAATGTTTGCAGATGATACGGTAAAAGCTATTTTCTGTATTCGAGGTGGATATGGTAGTAGCCAAATCATGAATCTTTTAAATTATGATATGATTAGGAAACATCCTAAAATATTTGTTGGTTATAGTGATATTACAAATTTGTTATCCGCATTCTTTCAGTTATGTGGATTCATCACCTTTCATGGTCCTATGGTAGCATCTAATTTCTTGCAGCATTTTGATCCTTATACCGAAGAGTCGTTATGGAGAGCGTTATTTATGGGAGAGTCACTTACCTTTCAAAATCCTAAGGGAAGGGAACTTACAGTAGTGAGGGAAGGCTGTGCTGAAGGACTCTTAGTTGGTGGGAATTTATCTTTAATAACTAGTCAGATTGGAACATTTTATGCACCTGACTTTCGAGGAAAGATTTTATTTCTTGAAGAAGTTGGGGAGACGGTTCCAAGAATTGGACGTATGCTTGATCAACTTTGGCTAACTGGTATTATAGGGCAGATTAAAGGAGTTTTATTGGGTGATTTTACAGATTGCACGAATCCATACGATAGTAAATATGGTGTTGATGAACTATTTCAAGACTTCTTTTGTCAGTTTAAGAAGCCAGTCTTATCGAATTTAGCATGTGGACATAGTTTTCCTACAGCGACGTTACCGATTGGAACGTTTTGCACGATGGATACCAATCTTAAACAAATCTGTTTTTATCGATAG
- a CDS encoding HD-GYP domain-containing protein, translating into MITDATQSEKMIHIPITQVVPGMVIARDIYSRNDQLILVKGTKLLPNMIAKMMFYTIESIFIYKSEEDIYSDSSYYNRIKQSEDFKNFKQTYDDAMMEIKDSVNLLLQYSNQVPEQQLLHKVEKIIRTSKNKFHLLEMIYCIHEHDDLTFIHSINVALICHVFGEWLQIPPHEVKILTICGLLHDVGKLVIPKEILNKPGPLTKEEYEIVKDHPEQGYLLLLNHKMDERIRLAALEHHERYDGNGYPLCKYGNDIHPFSMIVAIADVYDAMTSRRVYRGAICPFDVIKLFEEEGKQQYDVKYLIPLIQKIAEIYINHTVKLSNNQKGEIILLNKDSLSRPVIKVDNEFIDLSKHKDLRIEAVI; encoded by the coding sequence TTGATTACCGATGCAACGCAATCCGAGAAAATGATACACATTCCTATCACACAAGTAGTGCCAGGCATGGTTATAGCTCGTGATATTTACTCACGCAATGACCAGTTAATATTGGTTAAGGGTACCAAGTTACTACCAAATATGATTGCTAAGATGATGTTCTATACCATTGAAAGTATTTTTATTTACAAGAGCGAAGAAGATATATATTCTGATTCAAGTTATTATAATCGAATTAAGCAGAGTGAGGACTTTAAGAATTTTAAACAGACCTATGATGACGCTATGATGGAAATCAAAGATTCTGTAAATCTGTTATTGCAATACAGCAACCAGGTACCAGAACAGCAGTTGTTACATAAAGTCGAGAAGATTATACGCACGAGTAAGAACAAATTTCATCTGCTTGAGATGATATACTGTATTCATGAACATGATGATTTAACATTTATACATTCCATCAATGTGGCATTAATTTGCCATGTATTTGGTGAATGGTTGCAAATTCCCCCACATGAGGTTAAAATTCTAACCATATGCGGATTGTTGCATGACGTTGGAAAATTAGTAATTCCAAAAGAAATCTTAAATAAACCAGGTCCTTTAACAAAAGAGGAGTACGAGATTGTAAAAGATCATCCAGAACAAGGTTATCTTTTGCTGCTAAATCATAAGATGGATGAGCGAATTCGTTTGGCTGCATTAGAACATCATGAACGTTATGACGGAAACGGGTATCCTTTATGTAAATATGGAAATGATATTCATCCGTTTTCCATGATTGTCGCAATTGCTGATGTATATGATGCAATGACGAGTAGACGGGTGTATCGAGGAGCAATCTGTCCGTTTGATGTAATAAAATTATTTGAAGAAGAAGGAAAGCAACAGTACGATGTAAAATACTTGATTCCACTGATTCAAAAGATAGCTGAAATTTATATTAACCATACTGTGAAACTAAGTAACAATCAAAAAGGAGAAATCATTCTACTTAACAAAGATAGTTTATCAAGACCTGTAATTAAGGTTGATAATGAGTTTATTGATTTATCGAAGCATAAAGATTTACGAATTGAAGCAGTGATTTAG